A segment of the Trifolium pratense cultivar HEN17-A07 linkage group LG7, ARS_RC_1.1, whole genome shotgun sequence genome:
CTATAATTTCAAATACATAATAAAGACAATAAAATTCCAATAACCtctaatatttcaaatttcttgtagtgtaaccaaatcacatatataaaattagtTAAGCATGTGTGCTCaagtcaaaattaattaaaaacaacatgaaacatgaaaatataaatataaattaataatcacGGACATTTAAATAATTTGGAGGActtgttcaaaaataaataaataatttggaGGATGCTTTagggcttttttttttattttgattcgAGTTTATGTCcactttaataaaaatattgcatAACACATCAGAATCATAATACGACTTCTTTGAGTTTGTTAtcattaaaatatcaaatgggaTTTTGGTATATTTTCTCGACGGATCTATCTTGATATTTTacgggttaaatatatttttgatccccttgttcaaaaaaatatatttttgattcctacaaaattattatgcatGTAGTTTGAGTTCCTGCTGTTAAACAAATATGTATctttaaatgattattttgcaTACATATTTAGAACATTCTAAAAAGTTCCTAAAAAAAGgacttttgaaattttatttataattcgagatttttgttacttttatctttatctttttgaaatttaaaaaactcATATTTAATTCTTCTCTTTTGAAAAAATGCTAAATTTTGTAAAAGAACTTTTAATagtattcaaaaaattataagcttAAATATAATCAACgacttttaaaattttgaaaaataataagaacTAAAACTAcgtgcataaaaaaaattctagggACTAAAACATGCCACCAAAagcaaaattttgaaattttataggACCAAAAtgatatttaacttttttttgactATTACTTGAGGTATAGATGTATCAATGTATCATGTATCCAAAAGTATTAATGTCTGAATAAGCATTAAAACTTAAATCAGTTATGCATATGATCAACTAACACCATTTCTAGGCTCCTATCTCTATCATGGCGACTTTCCTACCATTAAGTCACCTAATCCTAACCCATGAATAACAATATCAAATATGTACACTGTCTAACTgctttattttcaaaatttgctTATACTACTTAAATATATAACCAAACAATCaacattcaacaaaaaaattactatataaTTGTCAGCAGAACTTGAATGCTTTTGAGTACTTGTTCTATGCTAAAATTCTATTAGATAAATTATTGAAACCACAAATTTACCAAATCCAATCTCAATGAATATTACCAAATACCAACCGATAAGAATCCAGTTGAAGTAGTATCCAGAATTTAGTACAACATGTAATGCTATTATAAACTTCTGACTCTACATTTTTCCCTGGTAATCGATAAGAACTGAGTAAGTATTGTTGgttataacaaaataattacaaaacCCTCTAAAATTTTCCCTACAGATATGAAACAACCAAACAGCCAGGAACACAAAAATGATGCAGAAACTGTTAAACCAGAGACAGTATTTAAGACATTAACCCAGTTTATGCAGTAACTTGAAACGCATAAACCAGATTTTCGCTAAAACCAGAAAATATGGCAGTGCAGAAATTCACAAAAACATAAcagaaaaacaaccaaaaacACAGTGGAATATGCAGTTATGCAGGAGTATACAAACCAGAAAGTTATGCAgcataaaaacacaaaaatccCTATATTTACATCACCTTCTCAACACGGCCGATCCTAACTATTTGCCTATTTGGAAGTCCGGCCCCTAATAGCGCACCTTGCACTTGCTCAAGGCCGCCCATGCTTCTCAATCTATTTTCTGACAACCCCATAATTCCTCtatgtatgtattttttttcttgattctTCTCTCGACAATAGTGTTTTCCTAATTTCCCTATCAGAAAACACAGTACAAGAAACAGCAAAAGTGAAAGGCATCAATGCCCTCTCTCTCGATGctatttatctttgtttttctCTCAAACTTTTGAGATCAGGTCTGAATGCAGCAGCTTCCTTATTCAATTGCCCAGTTTAGCGTATTGTAAACAAAAGAGAAAGATATATATACCCCTTAAGTTGCAAAAACTAAAGAGAGAATGGTTTGAGTCACCCACTGTACATAATTGTGAGATTAGCTCACTTGTAATAATATTATATGAGAATAGTTCCACCATGATATGGTATTTCTATCTCAGTTTTATCCCTAGCAAAATTATTTAGAAACACACAATTCATCTCATAGTTCGAAATTTTACCGAGTCATCAATTAGGACTAAGGTGCACCAGATATAGTGAGAACAGAAGGTGAtgagaaatgaaaattttggaGCTGAAAAATCTTGGTCATTCTTTCTTCAGCTAACCTTTTAGGATCACATTAAATCAAAATACAGCATACACCACACTAgctaaaataagaaaaaatgtcCCTCAAGAAAGCAAAAGGAACCCAACTAAATAAGCAAACTCCTTACAAAATGAACATTGTTCAGAAACAATTTGATCAAGCACCATGGATGCCGCAAAAACCTTTTTATTTAGAATCTATCCTAGATTAAGCCTCTACAAGGGCAGCTCTATTGTAACAACCTCAATCAATCCAACATTGGTTGAAACCCAACCATTATAAAGCACAAAATACAAGCGTTTATGCATCATCAAGAGCAAGGACTCCAGGGAGTGGCTTCCCCTCAAGAAGCTCTAAGCTGGCGCCTCCACCGGTAGAGATGTGGCTCATCTTGTCTGCTAGTCCAGCCTTCTCCACAGCAGCTACAGAATCACCTCCCCCGATGATGGTTGTTACTCCCTTGCCACTTATCTCTGCCAATTTCTTGGCTATGGCCTGCACAGAAATCAATCATCGATCACTAGAGCTAAACTACATCAAATCAAATTGTATGAGCTTTCGGTGCATGCATGCTCATTGAACTAAGCAAACAAAAAGTTCAAAGTTTTGACTTCAAAGTCTCGGCTGAGTCACTCCCTATGTTCTCATATCATATCTCATAATAATCAAATGTTCTTACGTAAAGCACTCCctatatgtatgtatgttgGTGTTTGTATGTGTAAAAAGAAGTGTAAAACCAaccaaaatattgaaattagttaatttatcgcataaataaatagtaaaccAAAAGTAGTATACTACATCGGTAAATCTTATACCAATCCCACATTGAATAAGTCAAATATCAAAAGATGGGAGTTCTAATTGCATATAAAACACAAATTCTTAAAGCATTATAAGGCCCTACTAATCCGACATTGGACAAATAAGGAGAAAGGCTGGGTTTAGATTATAAATTTTGAAAACCAAAGAGTGCAATTGTTcaacttaaaaattaaaaaaaaataaattaaaaaaaaaaaaaaaaaaaacacggttCACCGGTTTGTGGCTTGTATATATCAAAACAATTTCTGCAGGTTTATATAGAATGGTCAAAAGGACCAATTCATAAGTTTCCCAGTTCAGCAAGACAATGCCCAATTTTAAATCAAGTACAAGCAATCATGATTATGAAGGATCCAAGTTGACAACAGATAAATTGTCTCCCAAAATTAAGTAagcaattttcaaaaaaaacatGGTGGTGAATAATTTATTATGAGCACTTTCAAAAAGTCCAAATCATCCATACCTCAGTTCCTGCTGCAAACTTATCAAACTCAAAAACACCCATTGGTCCATTCCAAATAACGGTCTGACTCTTGTCCAATGCTTCATTAAATGTTTTGATGGAATCGGGTCCAATATCCAATCCCATCCATCCATCAGGGATGCTTGATGCTGGAACAATCTGAGCACAAATAAATAAAGCTTTAATATTAACATTCTAAACACTCATGAGTATATGATCATATTAGCTAGGGAAATGGTTATTGCAAGTAAGATTTCCTTATTAGAAAAATTGTCATAGTATCAGTGTCGTCAACTGCGGATCACAGAAATAGTGGTTTATTCAAATTCCGCTACGCTGTAGgaccactatttgacaacaatgAATAGCATCCAATTATCCATAGAATTCCTAAATTCTGTTTTTACAGGGTTGTACATGCTAGTATTGTATAATCTCCATTCACATTTCAACATTTGTTTCAAGAGAGTCCTCACAAGAGAAGGGAATTGTTGTAATAAAAAACCCAACTCTCATGAAAAACTTAATACCTTGTCGTTAGCGTCAGCAGCAAACTTGTCTGCAATGACAACATCAGTTGGAAGCAAAAGGGAAACTCCTTTAGCCTTTGCTTTTTCAATAAGTGAAGTTGCAAGATCAAGCTTGTCTTCCTCCACAAGAGAGGACCCAACTGCATAACCCTGAGCCTTGTAGAAGGTAAAAATCATCCCTCCACCAAGCAAGAGAATGTCAACTTTCTCCAACAAGGATTCAATAACTCCAATCTTGGAAGACACCTTTGAACCACCAACAATAGCAGCAAATGGTTTCTTGGGGTTTGCCACGGCTCCAACTAGATAATCAAGCTCCTGGAACAATTGAACATTACAACAGATCAATCAATAACTACATCAATTACCAAATATCAGTATTGTCATCGTAGGCAATGGCGGtatgttcaaattctgctacaaAACATTGTTATAGCAGGGCAATAGCCGCcatttgacaacattttgtactaaatattGTATCGCAAAACACCGCCAAATATACATTGGAATTGCATTTACTCCCAACATACCTTCTGCATAAGGAATCCTGCAACAGAGGGCTTCAAGTATTTAGCAACACCTTCTGTAGAAGCATGAGCCCTATGAGCAGTGCCAAATGCATCATTCACGTAAAGATCAGCAAGGGAAGCCAACTTCTTTGCAAAGTCAGGATCATTCTTCTCTTCTTCCTTGTAGAACCTCACATTCTCTAGAAGCAAAACACCACCTTCTGGAGTTTGTGCAACCAACTTCTCAACTTCCTCGCCAATAGAGTCACCAGCAATCTTAACCTATAATAATCAAGAGAAATCAACAAGATTAACACAGACCAGCAAATAAGAACGGTTGGATGCAATCCCAAAATAAAACATAACAGCTTAGTAAGTAGACACACCTCAGTTCCAAGAAGTTCAGACAACCTTGGCACAAGTGGCTTCAAACTGTATTTAGGTGTTACACCCTTTGGACGTCCCTGAAAACAACAGATTCAAGAAAAAAACTTGTCATCACTCAATATTCACTAATATCACACGTCTCTGACATTCATAATTTATTATTGAGTTAAATATGCTTTTAGTCCTATAAAATCACAATTTTCAAGTTTAGTCCCTCAACAAAAACTATTCACTTTCAGTCCCATTTTGCATTTTATAGGGACTATTTTCAAGATTAAAAGTGTctatattttgtataaaaaatagaaaataaagacTATTTGTACACACTACAAATATTATGGGTGGTAAAAGTTACCATATAGGAACTAAATTTgaaactaaaaacatatttaacccaagtTTATTTAACTATTCATAAGTACATCAAtacattcaaaaatcaaattagTAAAAACCTAAAATGGCAAACCTATAAGCATATAATATACCACCAGATCTCatttaaatacagaattaaATCACagaaaattaaaaccaaaaaaactttTCACCACAACCAGATCAAAACCAGTCACACTTAAAAGCAATAAAAAATTAGACTCTAATAATTCATTAATTCAAAGATCAAAATAATACACAACCAGAAACTAAAAACACACGAAATCGATACATAGAGAGAAAGATGCTATACCAGATGGCTTGAAAGGATAACTTTGGCACCATAACCAGTCAAGTATTTGATAGTAGGAATAGCAGCACGGATTCTGGTATCATCAGTGATGTTCAAGTTATCATCCAAAGGAACGTTTAGATCAACCCTAACGAaaactctttttcccttcaaatCAGCTTCTTTCAATGTTCCAACGCTTCTTTTTGTCGCCATTTTGATATGCTTTTTCACGAATCTGAAACAATCAATAACAAAAAACGAAAAAGGATTAGAATTTGGTAAGGGAAAAGGATGAAGATTGAGCGATTTTGGTGGCGGAACTTACAATGGATGATATGATTGAGATCGATGTGTGTGAGAGATGGAATGGAAGAGATCGATGTTCGAATATGGAGTGTGTGAAGGAAGGTTCTGGAAGATTTATAGAGAAAGGATGAGACTCGTGTGAAGCGCACGTGTGAGATGgggttttatttttggttttatttttggttttgatttttcttgTTTGAGAATTAAACGCTTTTTCTTGGGTGACACGGTGGGCGCAGTGGAACTAGAATCTATGGACCATAtggttcaaaaataaaatatttgtggtttgtttcagttttaaatgaaaaattaaaaaaaaaattgatatttagtgAGATTTAATTTGagtcaatttttatatatttaaattacaaattttaattCTGTTTATTAaacattaatattataaaaatacaataaaataatatgattgatgtaaaataaatataaatatattaaaaattaatattacaaatatttgaaatatataaaataggTTCAGACTCTAGTACACCACTTATTCaactttgtttttctttgacaaAACTCACTTATTCAACTTAAAAGGTGAATTTCTAGCCACCAGACTACACgataaataaaactaaaaacaaataaataataggttaatataataaatcatactactaaaaacataaataagtatttaaatatacaaatgcAGTTTGGTTAGGTTTGGAtcaatttcaaaaaattcatccaaaatttATTCCAAttcagcggttttcacaaaataaCATTCAAATACAtctaataaaattttgttttgtatgtttttcggtttttttagattaatttggATCTGTTTGAGTTTAAATATTCCTAGATGCTAATGCTAATATTGATATCATATCAGTAAATCAATATTAATTACATAAAAGTCACTAGCTTTAGTTTAgaggtgaggggtttgggtagtatgctgGATATTCTGGGTTTGATTCCCAGCtacattgtaaaccaaaaaacatatatattaattacatgtttttttttttgaaaaataattacatGATCTTATTCATACAAAATTACTATGGTAataaatttcttcatttttctttcaaaattaaaaattcttcacttttgcttatgtTTATGGAGTTGTTGGAAGTGCATAACTCACCTATGAGTTCACAGGTTTTTCTAGGAAGATACTTATTGTAAAACGACATAAaaactttatatttatattatggtAACTAGTGtccaatttattattttaattagaatGTATCACTAACAGAcagaaatatcaaaattgttaggtcgaaTGTCATGATTGAAGTTCGAACTCAATCACTCCACTTTGTTTGTGTGAATTTCTCCAAGAATCGAACTAATTCATCTTACGGAAAATTCAATTACTTagttaaaagaaaagaaaaacatttaaTCCACAAAGTATAGTTCAACTTACAAATACCTTTAATAAATTGTAGGTCGAAAACTCTCATTCAAGTTTGAATGATGAGTTCACAGTTGTGTGTAAATTTTAgtagtatttattattttatttataaaaaaattaaaaaataaacattcatGAAGAAAAGAGGCGTAAAAACATTCAACAGTGTTCTCACAAAGAAAATTCCTAAAATGAAATTGACAAACAAGAGAAATTGCAAGGGGATATTCCATTCAGCATATTTctctttcatttattttattcttctttcaatttgaaattattaaatgtaataattattaattaattaatttatgtgaGTACGGATACTACCTTGATTAACTGCTTTAATTATACGCAACTTGGCATGGACATTATTAGTATTTTGTGTTGGGGGACCTCTTCCAATTCGTTATGGCTCGTGCTATGTAGTATGTACCATGCCACCTGACGCAAGGTTTTTTAAATAGAGAAAGCTGACATGTGGATAAAGACTTTGTTTGATAAATTATTGTCATCTTTGAGATTAATAGCTGATTTTTGAATCAGATTTTAAGGTAATTGTATGGtagcctaagctttaagttaATTGAAGTCCTTTGAGGCCAATATAATTGTGGATAAGACCACCAAAATCAATACGGCCTGGATTTCCAAATGAGCTACTATTTATGTTCAACTTCAAACACGGAGCCGTTGGTGGATTCCACGCCACTTGTCGAGTGATGTGCGCCCTATTGTCTACAAATAAAAAGTATTCTTAAACTacgtgtatatatttttataagtcatTATGTTTGGTCTAGTGGCGAGGAATTTGGGTAGTAAGCTGTAGGTCCTAAGTTAGATCTCCagcttattgtaaaaaaaaataaaaaataaaaataaataaaattttactaACATTGATTAAAGGAAAATGCTTGTTATCGCGAAAAACATTTCACGACAGAATCACGAAGAGCTTTAGCGCGAGATAACTATATACTAAAACTCGTAATTTTATCTTGCTTGTATAATGGTTTGGAGAGGATACCACGTATTTAAGGTGATATTTATTCGGTGCTTACACTTTAGTGGGCGGTAGATGGGGCCAAAGCATACTACATTAAGACAAGTTTATGGGTTGAgtattttctcttaattttttttattaagaatcaATTGGATTTTTGCAATTATCTCTTAATTGAGACCCTTTAAATATAACTTAGTGTCCTGTAAACTGAGTTAAGTTTACGAGACGTTTCGGCTGTCTGcacatataatgcaatgttctaTCAACCGAGCTAAGTTCACATGACTTTCTACTACTTAATTTTAGTTTCGAATAattttagggtccgtttggattaacttatttttgagcttatgcaaacaacttatgcaatataaattaggttttatgctattttataaattcacattagtgaaaattgtatttttataaactattttatcataaactagtttgacaaacttataataatagataaaattacataaattgtttgcataagctcaaaattaaGCTAATCAAAATGGACCCTTAGTCTATATCGTTAAATCAACATTTCGTTACTTTTATCTAACACTTTTgacttttaataaaattatatttaattcgtccatatttttttttttgacgatataaatcatccatttttttactaataaatcatccatattttttttttaaagaaatcatccatttatttttttttacaaaagaaatcATCCATATTTAACCTTTATGTATTGTGCTGTGCAACTTCCGTATATTATGCAGAAACGTGCATTTTGATTGGTGCGCCTATTGTCGTGATGAATTCGTGATATATGTATTCGCTGTAAATAGCAATGCTCttgattaaaatcaaatataaaatttcggTCTAACGAGTTTGCAAGGTCTAACAATAGCAATATCAAGATTATTATGTTGAACCATCTTTTACTGctatttgagtttgaatttaaAATCTCTCATTTGTATGAGTGAATTTTCAAATAGTATTTGTCATTCTTCCACAGCAAAAACcttaaaattgtgattttttttccacAGCAAAAACcttaaaattgtgattttttttccacAGCAAAAACCTTAAAATTGTGCGTGATAGCTATGTGATTAATTATTTACATCTTAGGTTGCTCATGAACCTCTAAAAAGTGTCTTCACATTTATGTGGGTAGATAAATATCTATTATGAAAGTGACTtatgaaaaaagaagaagtgaTGCTGATCGATTTTGTGGCTTGGGATCATTGAGAGAAAACCAGATACAACATAATTTAGGGCTGTAAGTTTAGTTTGCTTTGCCGACCAAAGATTATGCAGCTAAGTTTTCTAGACCCTCGTGGGATCCATTTTCCAATCATTCAACTTAACATAATGTGATTTGTCAATTGTCAACATGAGACTAATACTCAACCAACAACTAAGTGGTAGAGACTAGAGAGTTCTAATTCTAGATTCACATGAATTCATTTGTTATCCTAcctttattatatataaagcaATGACAAAGTTAATCAAGAATCCTTTAGCTAAATAGTACTTCCGATAAAAACAGttgactttttaggttcattgaataactgatatatctGATCCATATTATAAACCAGATACATCAagtatttaatgaatttaaaaaataaattgtttcttataaaaataaaaaggagtaTAAAGTTTCAAGCTGATAATTTACTTTGATAAATGTAATTTACTTCAATTACTCATGAATGGTGAAGGCTTTTGGTAACAAACATATTAAAAATGAAGCTTGGACCAATATCGTAGACAGTTTTAAACATAAATGACTAACTTGACATAGAAAGAAAATGataattgacttatttgaaacTTTGAATTAAGTTAAACAACCTCTGATGCAGTTTTAAACATAAATGACTAACTAATGGAagatttgtttgaatttttatttttttatagtagatttatttgaatttatggCACTCAGCCTAGGTTGGTTTACAATTACAAGCAATTTATGTGTGAAGAGAAACTAAAGCATGATAAAATATACACTAACAAACTCGGAAGGGTACTACAACATAAGCTCTTTTACAAGGTTGTGAGAACACTTAACACGAGGGTTGGAAAAAATTACAAGCTGAAAACTGTCTTACACGGCAACTGGTACGGCTTCATCGAGAGCGAGGACACCTGGAAGCTCTTTGCCTTCCAATAGCTCCAAACTTGCACCACCACCAGTGGATATGTGGCTCATGACATCGGCGACTCCTACTTTCTCCACAGCCGCAACAGAATCTCCTCCTCCAATAATAGTTGTCACCCCCTTTCCACTGAGGTCAGCCAACTTCTTTGCAATAGCCTGAAGGAAAGGTCCGACATTTAAATTATGTGAACAGACGTGGAAAGCAGAAACTAACAAAATAACAGCTAAcatttgttatttaaaaaaaataacagtcGCGAGTCGCCAAAAGTAGAAAAATAGAATATCTTGTAGTAACTGCAGATGACATTTGAATCATCCCAATTCAAAGACAAAACTTTTGTTATGTGAATGAATAAACATACAATTTGCAAGACATACATGTCACATTAGGAACACTAACTACAACactatgaagcactgacacagACACAAACATTTCACAAGATACCGACACGTAGacattgataataatttaagaattaagaaataagaaaatataagTGACTGAATGTAACTCTACATGTGTTAGTGTCGTGTTAGTGTCAAAAACCAGACACGCCTTTAATCTAAAGTGTCGGTGCAACAAAACTCCTACTGCATATTTATGGAAGTATGTATCATCATAGAGTGGAGATATTTTGACTGCAAacattgtttatatatatataatatgaaccAGACTCCATATGTGAGGGTTATTGCATACCTCTGTTCCAACAGCAAACTTGTCAAACTCAAACACTCCCATTGGTCCATTCCATATGACGGTTTTGGTGGTATCCAATGCGTCGTTGAATGTTTTAATAGAATCTGGGCCAATGTCCAATCCCATCCAACCATCAGGGATGGCAGATGCTGGCACGATCTGAAAGGGTTAATGCAGAATTTAGAATGTT
Coding sequences within it:
- the LOC123893912 gene encoding phosphoglycerate kinase, cytosolic, with translation MATKRSVGTLKEADLKGKRVFVRVDLNVPLDDNLNITDDTRIRAAIPTIKYLTGYGAKVILSSHLGRPKGVTPKYSLKPLVPRLSELLGTEVKIAGDSIGEEVEKLVAQTPEGGVLLLENVRFYKEEEKNDPDFAKKLASLADLYVNDAFGTAHRAHASTEGVAKYLKPSVAGFLMQKELDYLVGAVANPKKPFAAIVGGSKVSSKIGVIESLLEKVDILLLGGGMIFTFYKAQGYAVGSSLVEEDKLDLATSLIEKAKAKGVSLLLPTDVVIADKFAADANDKIVPASSIPDGWMGLDIGPDSIKTFNEALDKSQTVIWNGPMGVFEFDKFAAGTEAIAKKLAEISGKGVTTIIGGGDSVAAVEKAGLADKMSHISTGGGASLELLEGKPLPGVLALDDA